A region of the Romboutsia hominis genome:
TCAGGAGGAACAAAATCTACGAGCTTTACAGTATCAGAAAGTGTAACTAACCTAGGTTCAGCAGGAGGTTCTATGGGAGGTCCTGGTGGGGGTCATATGGGAGGTGGAAAAGGTGGCATTAGACCAGATAGAAATGGTAGTATGCAACAACCACCAACACAAAATAGCATGGAAAACAATATTCAAACACAATAACAAATACTAAAAAAGAGGAGCAGTAGCTCCTCTTTTTTAAGTGTTTGTTATTTTATTGAAGAGGAAGCTCTACTATAAAAGTAGTATCTTTTCCTACGTTACTTTTAGCATATATCTTACCTTTATGTTGAGCTACTATAGACTTAGCAATAGATAATCCTAATCCATAACCTCCAGTTTCTCTTACCCTGGAAGTATCAATTCTGTAGAATCTTTCAAAAATTTTCTCTAGATACTCAGGTTCAATACCTTCACCAGTATTTTTAACTATTAGCTTAACTTTATTTTTATCTTTAAATAAATCAACAGTAATTTTACCACTCTTATTACTATGCTTTATAGCATTGTCCATTAATATATTAAATAATTTTTTGATACCCTCAGTATCTCCATTAATAAAGATATCATTTGAGATATTTTCTTCTAATTCAATACCATTTTCATAGATAATAGCATCAAATCCAAGCATTATACTTTGGACTATCTTACTAATATTAATAGATTGGAGTTCAATTTTATTTTCTTCAACATCTAGCTTAGCAAGAGATAACATCTCATTAACTAACTCAGACATTCTGTCACATTGAGAGTTAATGTAGTTAATCCATTTAGACTGATTTTTTACAGCATCATTTGGATTACTTAGTACTAATGAAGTATTGGTCTTTATAATGGTAAGAGGGGTTTTTAACTCATGAGAAGCATCAGCAATAAACTGTTTTTGCTTTTCAAAAGTTTCTTTTATAGGTTTTAGAGCCTTGTTAGTTAAATAAAAACTAATAAATAATAAAGCTATTAAACTTATACAGCCAACTAATAAGAAACTCTTTAAAAGCTGAGTTACTGTATTTTGCAGATAAGTTCTATTTAGTAAAACAATTTTACTGCCCATAGGAGTATCTTCTTTTGTATAAGAATATTTAGTATCACCTATTTCTATTTTGCCAGATCTACTTTTATTGTTTAGTATTTGTACTACAGATTCCTTTAGATTATTGTTATCAATTTTAGTATTAAAACGAGTAAAAGTATTTAATACATTTTTATTTCTGTCATACTCTGCAATTATATAGTCATAATAAGGTTTAGGTTTATGACCACCCCTTAATAAAACTTCCATTTCACCATTCATTTCATTAACTATATTAGTATAAGTTATGGCAAAAATAGTTCCAAAAATAGCTACAAAAACTGTAGTAAGCAATGTCATATTAATAAGTACAAATTTTTTCTTTAGCTTATCAAACATTTTGCTCCTCCAGTTTGTATCCAACTCTTCTTAAGGTAGTAATTTGAACATTTGATTGAACATAAGCTAATTTTTTTCTAAGGAAGGAAATATATACTTCAATATTATTGTGCTCTACATCAGAATCAAAGCCCCATAGTTTAGTGATTAAATCATCCTTAGTTACTATAGATTTAGGTCTTTCCATAAAGTATTTTAGTATATCAAACTCCTTAGAAGTTAGAGCAAGAGAAGTACCATTGACTTCCATATTATAAGTAGAAATATTTAATTTAATATCTCCAAATTCCAATATATTATTATTTACCATAGGACCTTTTCTTCTAGTTATAGCTCTTAGTCTAGCCAATAGTTCTTCAGGAGAAAAAGGCTTAGGTAAATAGTCATCAGCACCATAATCAAGTCCTAAAATTCTATCTTCAACACTACCTTTAGCAGTAAGGAGTATAATAGGAGTTGAAATTCCTTCTTTTCTTAAGTCTTTTAATACATCTAGACCATTCATTTTAGGCAACATTATATCTAAAATAATAACATCATAAACATCTGTTAAACCATAATCAAGTCCATCCTCACCATCAAATACGGCATCAACAGAGTAATTATTTTTCATTAAAATCTGAGTTAAAGCTTCGGAAAGTTGTTTTTCATCTTCTACTAATAATAATTTCATAAAAATATACCTCTTTATATATTGTCTAATAATATATTACCAAATAATTACACATTTATTATCTAAATTTAAAATTATAAAATAAATCCCCTTAAAATTACTTTAAGGGGTTAATATTAACTGTAAGTATTATTTTCAAATCCAGCTAACGTTAATACTATATTTAAATTTCCATTTCTACATCTTAATTCATCAATGAATTTCTTTTGATTTACATCAGGCTTTAATTGAACTTTGTAATTTAATTCAAATAATGAACCGAAATCTCTAGTCCTGATTCTTTCTATATAAAATGAGTCAGTGTATTTGTTTAATATATCTTCAAAAGCATCTTCATAGTTTAAATCTTCAGGAATAGTAATTTTAAGTTGCATATTTTTATTTTTAGGTACAGAAAACTTAGTAAATTCAAGGATTGCCATAACTGCACATAATATAGTAGTAAATATTACAGCATATCCAATATATCCCATACCACAAGTAAGCCCAACAGCCAAAGTAAAGAATACATAAGCTATATCCTTAGGATCTCCAGGAGCACTTCTAAAACGAATTATTGAAAATGCACCAGCTAAACTAAATGCTCTAGCTATGTTGTTTCCTACTAATAAAATTATTATAGCTATAACCACAGGTAGCATAATAAGAGTAGTAGTAAAACTTGAGCTATAAGTGGTTTTGTTTGTCCTCATATATATAACGCTAATTAAAAGCCCTAAAATAATTGATGATATTATTACAATAAATGCATTTATCAGAGTAAATGACTCCCCACTTGTTGATGAAATTATTGTTTCTAACATACTTTTTTTCTCCCTTTTATATCTATATTTGAATTGTTTAAACAGTAATTCATAAATTCACTACCGTACTTTGAAAAATGAGTGTTGTAAATTTCTAGTTCACTAAGTATTCTAGTAAACCATAAAGGCATAGAGCCTAAAATTTTTACTTCCATTAAATACTTACCTTCACCTAAAATATCTTGTCCAAAACTTCCAGACTCTAAAGCTAAGTTATCTCGCCTAGTAATAATTTGAGAATCAAAGGTTAATCTAAAATCTCTATCATCGTTAGCAAAAAATGCCTTTCTAGAGTAGCTAATATATACTTTTGGATAGACTTTATTTTTTTTTAGATAATACTGTATCTCATTAATAACTTGTTTATTGATATAATCATTAGAAGTAGGTGCTATACCTTGGTTTACAAATTTATAGGCTTCATCTAAAGTAAGAACAACTCTTCTTTTATTAACAATACCGTTGATTTTCTTTTTAAGTTCTAAAAAGACACTATCATCTATACTATTAGGTACAGTATAACTTCTAAGTCTTAGCTTTTCCTTATAATAAGGTTTAGCAATAGAATGTCTAATAACATCGTTGTTATCTGTATCGTAATATATATTGTAGATAGAGTAGTTCTTACCAGACTTACAATGTTCATCTGGATTCATATACTCTAGTAATCTTGGTATTAATGCATCATACTGTTTTTGAGTTAAAATAAACTTCTTTTCATAACGTTTAAATGACTTAATCGCCATCAAAATACCTCCTAAAAAATATTTCTATATCTCTGTGATTTTATTGTATAAATTTAACCTTAAATGAATCTTAAAATAAAATTTGCTTTGTTTAAGTAACCCTATTGAAATCCATGAAAAATATATTGATATTACTACTAATGTGTTTTTATATTTTAAAATGATATAATTAATATGCTAATTAGCTAATAAAGAAAAAATATAAAAAGGAAGTACAAGAAATTATATTTAATGATAAGTGGAAGGCAGTAAAACATTTATTTTTAAGCGAAATAAATAATAAGTATAGCTCATCTTCAATAAATAATTTATTTTTATATTGTTATGAGATGATTATGTGTGAAAAGAAATTTGCATCAGTAGAATATATAAATGAGCATTATATGAATGATATAGATTTAAAAAATTTAGCTCAAATTGAACATTATAATATGAATTATTATACTGAATGGTTTAAAAATAATATGGGTGTATCTCCAATTGAATGTCTCCAAAAGTTAAGAATTGATAAGAAAATATTAGACCAAAATAATTCAAGAAATATTCTAAATAAGTGCTAAAAAGTATCTGTATATGAGATAAGAATATTTTTACTGCATAGTATAATAATTTATAAATCAATAAATATCAATAATTTATTACCATTGAGAAAGGAATTGATATACTATGATAGATATTAAAGTTTCAGAAAAGCTAAAAGAAGTATGTCCAGATATTACATTAGGATGTATACAAGCAAGTGTAAAAGTGGAAAGTAGTAGTGAAAGCATATTAAAAGAAATAGATAAATATTGTGAAGATCTAATTAAAAAAATTTCTTTAGAAGATATAGCAAGTTTACCGAGAATAAAGGATGCTAGAGAAGTATATAAAAAATTAGGCAAATCACCTAGTAAATACAGAGTATCTTCAGAATCTTTAATGAGAAGAATTTTACAGAAAAAAGGACTTTATAAAATAAATAACATTGTAGAAATTAATAATTTAATATCTTTAAAATCTGGTTTTTCGGTAGGGAGTTATAATATAAACAATACACAACCTCCAATATGTTTGACTATAGGGAAAGAAGGACAAAAATATAAAGGTATTGGTAAAGATCTTATAAATATTGAAAATCTGCCAGTATTATCGGATGAGATATCTACTTTTGGTAGTCCTACAAGTGATTCAGAAAGAGCAATGATAACTAATGATGTGAGTGAGATAATTATGTGTATTTATTCTTTTAGTGGAAAGCAAGAAATAGAAGAGTATTTAAAATACGCAAAAGAATTATTAGAAAAGTATGCAAGTGCAAAAAACATTTCGATTAAAGTAATTAGCTAATGAATTAAGGTGTTGGTAGAAATACTAACATCTTTTTTAGTATAAAATTAAAAGGGGGAAGTTAAGTTGATTTTGTAAGATTATTTAAAATAATAAAAAGAGTGTAGATAAGCTTGTTTTTACACAAATCTATCTACACTCTCATACTTAGATATTTCTCTCTATATAAATTTACTTATCAGATTTATATTTACATACACCATTTATATAAGTTTCATGTACATTTAAATTATTATCTATAACTATAAAATCTGCATCCATACCTTGGTCTATACAACCACATACATCATTAATATTACAACTTAAAGCAGGTACATATGAAGCCATTTTTATTGCCTCTTCTAAAGTTGCTATATTCCAATCAATTACATTTTTAATAGCATTATTCATTGTTAATACGCTTCCAGCCAAACTTCCGCTACTTAATCTTGCAACTCCATTTTTTACATTAACATCGAACTTCCCAAGAATATACTCACCACCAGGCATAGCACCAGCTCTCATACAATCTGTAATCAAGGCAATATTATCTCTAGATTTAATATCCATCATTATTTTAGCAGCAATAGGGCTTACATGATGTCCATCGCATATTAGCTCTGCATATGTATCTTTTAATGCCATAGCTGCTCCAACCATTCCAGGTTCTCTATGATTTAATGGGCTCATACCGTTATATGTGTGTACAAATATTTTAGCACCTGAATTAACTACTTTCTCGGCTTGTTCAAATGTAGATGAACTATGCCCAAGTGCTATTGATATATTGTTTTTAGTAGCATATTTAGTAAATTCTACTGCACCTTCACGTTCTGGGGCAATTGCTATTTTCTTTATTAAGTTTCCTGATTTCTCTTGCCATTTTTTTAGGATATTAATTTCAGGGTCCTTAAAATATTTTTCATTCTGGGCACCTTTATGTTTTTCAGTAAAAAATGGACCTTCTAAGAAAATTCCTTGTATTTTTGCGCCCTCAACTTTTTTGTAATTATTACTTATATTTTCTATAGATTCACTTAGTGTTTCTATAGAATCAGTCAAAGTTGTTGGTAGAAAAGAAGTTACTCCATATTTTAGTAATCCTTTTGAAATTGTATTAATAGCCTCAAATGTGTTATCCATAACATCTGCATTTAAAAGACCATGTATGTGAGTATCGACTAAACCTGGAGCAATATACTTACCTGAGTAATCTATGATATTGTCATTAACATCTGGTTTTTCTTTTTGAAATTTGCCAAATTTACCATCAATTATACTAAGGTATCCTTTTTCCTCTATACCATATTTCATAAAAAACTTATCTGCATAAATAAAATTTTTCAAAGTTGATCCCCCTAATCATATTATATTTGGTATGTTTCTTATCTCAAATGTCTTATTTTATATACAAATTTATCACTTCTAGCAACGCTTAGAGTAAATTCAATAACTATATTATTATCATTATATGTAGTACGAAGTAACTTTAAGCATGCTGAATCTATTGGTACTTCCAATAGCTCCGCCTCTTTATCAGATACTATACCTGCAGAAAATTCCTCATCAGCCACCTTGATAATTTCGCCATAGTCTTCTCTAAATATTTCATATAAAGGTTTTTGTATAACTTTTTCTTGTGTTAATCCCGCAAACTCTCTCATAGGAAGATATGTTCTTTCAAGCATCATAGGAATATTATCTGCAAGTCTTAGACGCATTATTTTTATTATTTTTTCGCCAGGGTTTATACCTAACTTTTCAGCAAAATATTTTGTACTTTCTACTATCTCAAAGGATAATACTTTTGTACTTGGATTTTTTCCTTGAGCTTTCATATGATCAGTAAAGCTATAACTATCCATTAAATTTTGTGAATTTTGATTAAGTGCAGCTACGAAAGTTCCTTTTCCATGTCTTTTGTATATATACCCCATATGTTCTAAGTCAGCCATGGCCAATCTAACTGTGGTCCTACTTACTCCGTATTCATCACAAATTTTTCTTTCTGATAGCATCCTATCATTAGGCTCCATCTCATTTTCGATTTTATTTCTTAGTATTTCAACTAATTGATCATATATTGGTCTTTTATCATTTCTGTTTATCATAAAAATTTTAATCCTCTCTAAGTGGTTATTACCACATTTTAATTATAAAATGAGCAACTATTTCTGTCAATGAATAAAGTATAGAGATAACTGAGCAAGGAAAATTATTAATTTATGCTAAAACTACATAGTATTGACAAAAATAATAAAATAATTTATATTCAAAGTGGTAGTAACCACATTGAAGGTTATAGATTAGGGGTTTGTATATTAATAAAAGGAGAAGTAATTATGATTACGACAATAACATTCAATCCATCTATAGATAGAATGTATCGAGTAAATAGTATAAATATAGGTGAAGTTCAAAGAGTAATAAGTACAAATGCAACTGCTGGAGGAAAGGGTCTAAACGTAACGAAAGTATGCAAAATTTTAGGAGAAAATCCGCTAGCTATGGGATTTATAGGGGGATTTAATGGAGCATTTATAAAAGATGAACTTAGAAAATTAGGTATAAAAAACAAATTTACAGAAATAAAGCAAGAGACTAGAAATTGTTTAAATATAATTGAAGATAATAAGGTAAGTACAGAGTTCTTAGAAAAAGGCCCAATAATAGGAAATAGTGATTTAGAAAAGTTTGAAAATGATATAAAAGAAGTAATAAAAGATACTAAAATACTAATAGCTTCAGGTAGCTACTGTCAAAATATGCCATTAGATTATTATGAAAAGATAGGTCATATATGCAGAGAAAATAATATAAAATTTATATTAGATACATCAGGAGAACCATTAAAAATAGCACTAAAATCAAAGCCATATTTAATAAAACCTAACACAGATGAAATAAAACAGATATTAAGAACCAATGTAGAATCAAGAGATGAGGTTATATCTGCGGGGAAAAAACTTCTTGAAATGGGAGCACAAAATGTGTGTATATCTCTAGGAAAAGAAGGAATGATTTACTTAAATGAATATGGAGTATATGAAGCAAAAGTACCAAAGATAGAAGCTGTGAATACTGTAGGTAGTGGAGATAGTACAATAGCTGGATTTAGTGTAGGTATTTTGAGAGGATATGAAGTAGAAGACTTGCTTAAATTTTCTAATGCTTGTGGTATAAGCAATGCTCTTAACATAGAAACTGGATTTGTAACTTTAGAAGAAGTTGAAAAATATCAAGGCTTAGTTAAAGTAACAAAATTAAGTTAGTAAAATCTGAGACAAATAGGTTCATAATAATTATTTTTAGCATATTTTTATAATTGTAAACTTAATTATAATTAAAGCATAAAATTTATAAGGAGAATAATATAAATATTTTCTTATTGACAAAAAATTCAAATTAATTTATATTTGGATTATTGGTAATTACCACTTGGGAGAGAATAAAATAGTTTAAGTATGATATATATTTTTTTTAAAAATAACTGGTTATAACCTTATTACCAGATTTAAATTTGAAAATATGAAAGGGGAAAGTAATATGTTTAAATTAGAAGAACAAAAGTTACAAGATTTAGGTGCAATAATAACAACAACAGAAATAAAGCAACAACCTGAGTTATGGTTAGAAGCTTATGAAATATATAAGGATAATAAAGAGCAATTAAATAAGTTTATAGAAAATATAGGTAATAAGCATGGACAATTTAGAGTTATATTTACAGGTGCTGGAACTTCAGCTTATGTAGGAAATTCAATACTTCCATATCTTAAAAATAAAAATGATATAAGAAAATGTATAATTGAAGCAATACCTACTACAGATATAGTTTCTAATCCATATGATTACTTAAAAAAGGATGTACCAACATTATTAGTTTCATTTGCAAGAAGTGGAAATAGCCCTGAAAGTTTAGCAGCTCTAAATTTAGGAAGACAAATTGTAGATAATTTTTATCATTTAGCTATAACTTGTGCTCCAGAAGGAAAACTTGCTCAAGTAACTAAAAATGATGAAAATAATTATTTATTATTAATGCCATCAAGATCAAATGATAAAGGTTTTGCTATGACAGGAAGTTTCTCATGCATGATGTTAACTGCAATGTTAATATTTGATAACTTAGAAGAAGATGTAGAGAAATCTTATATAGATGCAATAATAGAAATGGGTAAAAATGTATTAGATAGAAAAGATGAAATACACGAGTTAATAAATAAAGATTTTAATAGAGTAGTATACTTAGGATCTGGAGGTCTAGGAGGATTAACACAAGAAGCACAGTTAAAGTTATTAGAACTTACAGCGGGGAAAATAGCTACAGCATATGATTCTCCTATGGGATTTAGACATGGTCCAAAGTCGTTCATTGATGAAAATACACTTATATTTGTATTTGTATCCAATAATGTATACACAAGAAAATATGATTTAGATGTTTTAGAAGAAATAAATGCAGATAAAATTGCTAAACTTACTTGTGCAATATCAGTAGAAAATGAAAATAATTTCTCAGGTACAACATTTGGATTTGAAAGAGAATACGATAAATTACCAGATGCATACCTTGCATTCCCATATGTATTATTTGCACAAACTATATCACTATTTGCATCAGTAAAATGTAATAATAAACCAGATACACCATCGCCAACAGGGACAGTAAATAGAGTAGTAAAAGGTGTAATAATACACGAATATGAGAAGTAAGAAATTGAAAATTTATAAATATTTAGATTAAAATTAGGGGGTATAAATATGGCATTAGTAACGACAACTGAAATGTTTAAAAAAGCACAAGAGGGAAAATATGCAGTAGGGGCTTTTAATGTAGAGAATATGGAAATGGTAATGGCTGTTATAGAAGCTGCAGAGGAACTAAATTCTCCAGTCATACTACAAACTACTCCATCTACTGTAAAATATGCAGGTCTTGACTATTATTTAGCAAATGCAAAAGTTGCAGCAGAGAGAGCGAAAGTACCTGTAGCAATGCATCTAGATCATGGTTCAAGTTTTGATCTTGCAATGAGGGCTTTAAGAACAGGTTATACATCAATAATGATAGATGGTTCCCATCAAAGTTTTGAAGAAAATATATCATTATCAAAAGCAGTGGTAGAAGCTTGTAATCCATCTCTTATACCAGTAGAAGCTGAACTTGGAAAAGTTGGGGGAAAAGAAGATGATCTAGATGGTGGAGAAGGAAGTGCTCATACAGATCCACAAGAAGCAAAGGAATTTGTTGAAAGAACAGGAGTGTCTTCATTAGCTATAGCCATAGGTACAGCACATGGTTTATACAAAGGAGAACCTAAAATAGATTTAGATAGATTATCAGAAATTAAAAAATTAGTTTCAGTACCATTAGTATTACATGGAGGATCAGGAATACCTGATGAAACTATAAAAGAAACTATAAGAAGAGGTATTGTTAAAGTTAACTATGCAACTGAATTAAGAATTGCATATAGTAACGGTGTAAAAAAAGTTTTAAGTGAAGATCCTGAAGTTATAGATCCAAAGAAATATGGAAAAGCTGGACTTCAATCAGTAAAATCATTTGTAAAAGAAAAAATGGTTGTATGTGGGTCTATAAATAAAGCATAAAAATAAAAATATCCTAGATTTATTTTAGATAAATCTAGGATATTTTTATTTTTGAAAAAGGTATGTCATTTA
Encoded here:
- the fba gene encoding class II fructose-1,6-bisphosphate aldolase gives rise to the protein MALVTTTEMFKKAQEGKYAVGAFNVENMEMVMAVIEAAEELNSPVILQTTPSTVKYAGLDYYLANAKVAAERAKVPVAMHLDHGSSFDLAMRALRTGYTSIMIDGSHQSFEENISLSKAVVEACNPSLIPVEAELGKVGGKEDDLDGGEGSAHTDPQEAKEFVERTGVSSLAIAIGTAHGLYKGEPKIDLDRLSEIKKLVSVPLVLHGGSGIPDETIKETIRRGIVKVNYATELRIAYSNGVKKVLSEDPEVIDPKKYGKAGLQSVKSFVKEKMVVCGSINKA
- the pfkB gene encoding 1-phosphofructokinase, which translates into the protein MITTITFNPSIDRMYRVNSINIGEVQRVISTNATAGGKGLNVTKVCKILGENPLAMGFIGGFNGAFIKDELRKLGIKNKFTEIKQETRNCLNIIEDNKVSTEFLEKGPIIGNSDLEKFENDIKEVIKDTKILIASGSYCQNMPLDYYEKIGHICRENNIKFILDTSGEPLKIALKSKPYLIKPNTDEIKQILRTNVESRDEVISAGKKLLEMGAQNVCISLGKEGMIYLNEYGVYEAKVPKIEAVNTVGSGDSTIAGFSVGILRGYEVEDLLKFSNACGISNALNIETGFVTLEEVEKYQGLVKVTKLS
- a CDS encoding GntR family transcriptional regulator, whose protein sequence is MINRNDKRPIYDQLVEILRNKIENEMEPNDRMLSERKICDEYGVSRTTVRLAMADLEHMGYIYKRHGKGTFVAALNQNSQNLMDSYSFTDHMKAQGKNPSTKVLSFEIVESTKYFAEKLGINPGEKIIKIMRLRLADNIPMMLERTYLPMREFAGLTQEKVIQKPLYEIFREDYGEIIKVADEEFSAGIVSDKEAELLEVPIDSACLKLLRTTYNDNNIVIEFTLSVARSDKFVYKIRHLR
- a CDS encoding response regulator transcription factor, encoding MKLLLVEDEKQLSEALTQILMKNNYSVDAVFDGEDGLDYGLTDVYDVIILDIMLPKMNGLDVLKDLRKEGISTPIILLTAKGSVEDRILGLDYGADDYLPKPFSPEELLARLRAITRRKGPMVNNNILEFGDIKLNISTYNMEVNGTSLALTSKEFDILKYFMERPKSIVTKDDLITKLWGFDSDVEHNNIEVYISFLRKKLAYVQSNVQITTLRRVGYKLEEQNV
- the nagA gene encoding N-acetylglucosamine-6-phosphate deacetylase; this translates as MKNFIYADKFFMKYGIEEKGYLSIIDGKFGKFQKEKPDVNDNIIDYSGKYIAPGLVDTHIHGLLNADVMDNTFEAINTISKGLLKYGVTSFLPTTLTDSIETLSESIENISNNYKKVEGAKIQGIFLEGPFFTEKHKGAQNEKYFKDPEINILKKWQEKSGNLIKKIAIAPEREGAVEFTKYATKNNISIALGHSSSTFEQAEKVVNSGAKIFVHTYNGMSPLNHREPGMVGAAMALKDTYAELICDGHHVSPIAAKIMMDIKSRDNIALITDCMRAGAMPGGEYILGKFDVNVKNGVARLSSGSLAGSVLTMNNAIKNVIDWNIATLEEAIKMASYVPALSCNINDVCGCIDQGMDADFIVIDNNLNVHETYINGVCKYKSDK
- a CDS encoding DUF4956 domain-containing protein is translated as MLETIISSTSGESFTLINAFIVIISSIILGLLISVIYMRTNKTTYSSSFTTTLIMLPVVIAIIILLVGNNIARAFSLAGAFSIIRFRSAPGDPKDIAYVFFTLAVGLTCGMGYIGYAVIFTTILCAVMAILEFTKFSVPKNKNMQLKITIPEDLNYEDAFEDILNKYTDSFYIERIRTRDFGSLFELNYKVQLKPDVNQKKFIDELRCRNGNLNIVLTLAGFENNTYS
- a CDS encoding sensor histidine kinase, producing MFDKLKKKFVLINMTLLTTVFVAIFGTIFAITYTNIVNEMNGEMEVLLRGGHKPKPYYDYIIAEYDRNKNVLNTFTRFNTKIDNNNLKESVVQILNNKSRSGKIEIGDTKYSYTKEDTPMGSKIVLLNRTYLQNTVTQLLKSFLLVGCISLIALLFISFYLTNKALKPIKETFEKQKQFIADASHELKTPLTIIKTNTSLVLSNPNDAVKNQSKWINYINSQCDRMSELVNEMLSLAKLDVEENKIELQSINISKIVQSIMLGFDAIIYENGIELEENISNDIFINGDTEGIKKLFNILMDNAIKHSNKSGKITVDLFKDKNKVKLIVKNTGEGIEPEYLEKIFERFYRIDTSRVRETGGYGLGLSIAKSIVAQHKGKIYAKSNVGKDTTFIVELPLQ
- a CDS encoding B3/4 domain-containing protein; this translates as MIDIKVSEKLKEVCPDITLGCIQASVKVESSSESILKEIDKYCEDLIKKISLEDIASLPRIKDAREVYKKLGKSPSKYRVSSESLMRRILQKKGLYKINNIVEINNLISLKSGFSVGSYNINNTQPPICLTIGKEGQKYKGIGKDLINIENLPVLSDEISTFGSPTSDSERAMITNDVSEIIMCIYSFSGKQEIEEYLKYAKELLEKYASAKNISIKVIS
- a CDS encoding SIS domain-containing protein, whose amino-acid sequence is MFKLEEQKLQDLGAIITTTEIKQQPELWLEAYEIYKDNKEQLNKFIENIGNKHGQFRVIFTGAGTSAYVGNSILPYLKNKNDIRKCIIEAIPTTDIVSNPYDYLKKDVPTLLVSFARSGNSPESLAALNLGRQIVDNFYHLAITCAPEGKLAQVTKNDENNYLLLMPSRSNDKGFAMTGSFSCMMLTAMLIFDNLEEDVEKSYIDAIIEMGKNVLDRKDEIHELINKDFNRVVYLGSGGLGGLTQEAQLKLLELTAGKIATAYDSPMGFRHGPKSFIDENTLIFVFVSNNVYTRKYDLDVLEEINADKIAKLTCAISVENENNFSGTTFGFEREYDKLPDAYLAFPYVLFAQTISLFASVKCNNKPDTPSPTGTVNRVVKGVIIHEYEK
- a CDS encoding polyphosphate polymerase domain-containing protein, whose protein sequence is MAIKSFKRYEKKFILTQKQYDALIPRLLEYMNPDEHCKSGKNYSIYNIYYDTDNNDVIRHSIAKPYYKEKLRLRSYTVPNSIDDSVFLELKKKINGIVNKRRVVLTLDEAYKFVNQGIAPTSNDYINKQVINEIQYYLKKNKVYPKVYISYSRKAFFANDDRDFRLTFDSQIITRRDNLALESGSFGQDILGEGKYLMEVKILGSMPLWFTRILSELEIYNTHFSKYGSEFMNYCLNNSNIDIKGRKKVC
- a CDS encoding AraC family transcriptional regulator, with product MCEKKFASVEYINEHYMNDIDLKNLAQIEHYNMNYYTEWFKNNMGVSPIECLQKLRIDKKILDQNNSRNILNKC